GCTCCCGAGGCGCCATGGGGGGGCCCCTGCTGACGGGAAGCTTCGCGTACTCGCCGATCAACTGGTTCGAAGTGGGACTCGATCTCTTCGCCACCTATGAGCGCATGGCGCTCACCGGCAAGCCGGGGCTCAACGCCGTCACCTACGGAGCGCTCTTCGGCCTGCGCTTCCAGCACAAGTTCGACATCGGGTCCCACGGACTCGTCCCTTCGGCGGGATTTCTGATTGGGCCGATGCTCGTGGCCTCGTACTTCGATGGCGGCAAAGCGTTGGAGAACTTCACGCAGTCCATCGGCGTCACCGCGGGAGCCACCTGGTACCTCTCTGAAGCCTGGGGTCTGCGCTTCGAGTACCGGCTGCTCACCGGCCGGGGCGATGTGGAGGATGTCGGCTCCTACGAAGGCGCCGGAAGCTGGTTCTCCGTGGGCTTCAACTACCAGTTTCCCCCGAAGCCCGACCGGCCCATGGGCCGGATGTACTGAGCGGCTCCCGTGAGCGCGGCCTCCCTCCCCGACAGCGTCACGTACCTCGATCCGCAGCCGGCCCGCTCCGAGCTGCCAGCGCGACTCGCGAGCCCGTTCTCTCCTGACCCGCCCCACCCTCTGGCCCACCGCGCCGCCGAGGAGCTGCAGCGGCGCTTGCGCCATGGCGCTCTCCCGGGCGGGGTGGCGCTCTCCGGCCTCGACGAGCCGGGCCGCGGCAAGATGTTCGGGGTCCTGGTCGTCGAGGCGCCGGATGGCCGCATTGGCTACCTGCGCGCGTTCTCGGGGATGCTCGGAGACCGCTGGCATGTCGAAGGGTTCGCTCCGCCGCTCTTTGATCCGGCCGTGCGTGACGCCTTCTGGCCCGCGGGCGAGGCCGAGCTGCGCGCGCTCGACATCCGCCATACCGAGCTGCTCGAGGGCCCCGAGCCCACTGCCCTTCGCGCAAGCCTCGCCGAGCTGACCACGCGCCACTCTGCCGCGGCCGCCGAGCTGAAGGCCCGCCACGAAGCCCAGCGCCGGCTCCGGCACGAAGCACGGCAGCGCCTGGCGGACAGCGCCGCCGGAGAAGCAGAGCGGCGCGCGGCCCTCCACGCGCTCGGGCAGGAGAGCCGCGCGGATGACCTGGAGCGCCGACGGCTGGACACGGCCCACCACCAGGAGCGCGAGCACGTGGTCTCCGCGCTGCGAGCCCTCGACGCCCGCCGCGCCGAGCTCGAGCACCTGCGCGCCGAGCGCTCCCGGCAGCTCTGGCAGCAGATGGCGCAGGCCTATGTGATTCCGAACGCGCGCGGAGCGCAGACGCCAGTGGGCGCGCTGTTCGCTCCCGAGCCGCCTCCGGGCGGAGCGGGTGACTGCGCCGCGCCCAAGCTCCTCGCCTTCGCCTACCGCCACCACTTGAAGCCGCTCGCGCTCGCCGAGTTCTGGTGGGGTGCTCCGCCCCTCACGGGAGACCGTCGCGCGGGCAAGTTCTACCCGGCATGTCAGAGCAAGTGCGGACAGGTCCTCCCCTTCATGCTCGAAGGGTTGAACGTGGAGCCCGCGCCGCGCCTCGGCCCGGAGCCCATCGCGGAGGATGAGCCGAAGCCCGTCTATGAGGATGCGTGGGTGCTCGTCGTGAACAAGCCCTGTGGCCTCCTCTCGGTGCCCGGCCGGCACGATTCGCAGCGCGACTCGGTGCTCGTCCGGCTCCGGCGGCGCTACCCGGAAGCCTCCGGGCCGCTCATCGTGCACCCGCTCGATCTCGAAGTGTCCGGGCTGCTGCTCGCCGCGAAGGACCCAGAGACCCACGCGGCGCTCCAGCGCCAGTTTGCCCGGCGAGAGGCCGACAAGCGCTACACCGCGTGGCTTGAAGGCGCTGTCACCGGCGACCAAGGCCTCATCGAGTTGCACCTCCGGGCCGGCAGCGTGGATCCGGTCCACGGCAAGCATGCCGTCACCGAGTGGCATGTGACGCAGCGCACCGGCACGAGGACCCGCGTGGCCCTCTTCCCACGCACCGGCCGCCCGCACCAGCTCCGCATCCACGCCGCACACCCCCTGGGCCTGGGTGCCCCCATCGTCGGAGACCCCCTGTATGGCCAGGACGGGCCGCGCCTCCTGCTTCACGCCGAGGCCCTGGCCTTCCTCCACCCGCGAACGGGCGAGCGTATCGCCTTGGATTGCCCCGCCCTCTTCTAAACAGTGGGTCGCCCTGCGAGTACGCGGGCAGGGCGTTATGACTGGCCTTGCCGTCCCCGGTCTGGGAGAGTGTAGGGCGGGCTCCCCCTCCAACCGAGCGAGCGAGCACTTGGAGACCCTTCCCTACGCGGAAGGCTCCTGTCAGGCTCGGAACGCGAGGAGGGCGGGCTGCCGCACATCCCAGTTGGGCCCCCTGTCGTCCCGAGCGGGCCTGTCCCATCTTCACGGGGCGGGCCTCATGTCCCTTTCCAAGGAGGCGTCACATCATTCGCGATCAGAGAAGCAGCCGCGGCGGCAGCCGCGACCAGAGAACCAACCGCCGTATCCGCGCCCGAGAGCTCCGGGTGGTGGGGTCTGACGGCTCGCAGCTTGGCGTCATGCCGCTCGAGGCGGCGCTGGAGCGGGCCCGGAGCGAGGGGCTCGACCTGGTCGAGATCAGCCCCATGGCCAGTCCACCGGTCTGTAAGATCATGGACTACGGCAAGTTCAAGTACGAAGAGAAGAAGAAGGCCGCCGAGTCCCGTCGCGCACAGGTCACCGTGCAGCTCAAGGAAGTGAAGCTCCGTCCGAAGACGGAGGAGCACGACTACGAGTTCAAGGTGCGCAACATGCGCCGCTTCATCGAGGACGGGAACAAGGCGAAGGTCGTCATCCAGTTCCGCGGCCGCGAAATCACCTACAAGAACCAGGGCAGCGCCATCCTGGATGACGTCGTCCAGGACCTGAAGGACATCGCGGTGGTGGAGCAGCCGCCGCGCATGGAGGGGCGCCTGATGTTCATGGTGCTCGCGCCCACGCCCAAGGTGGCACAGAAGGCCCGCGAGGCTGCCAAGCAGGCCGCCAACAAGAAGGGCCACGGCGAGAAGCCCGCGGCCGCCAGTGGGGGCGAAGGCGCTCCGAAGGCCGCCGCCGAGCGTCCGAGCGAGAAGCCCCCCGAGGACGCTGCGCGGGAAGAGCCGGCTCCGGCTCCGGCTCCGGCTCCGGCTTCGTAAGCGAAGCGGCCCACACGCGGTGGAAGTGCCCGCCGCGTGTGGTGCCCTCGCGGTAGCTCAGTAGTTGATGTCCATGCACACCTTGAGGACCGTGCCCTCGGGGAGGGCCGGCGTGGTGCGCAGGTGCAGCGACAGCGTGGTGCGGGCCCACAGGTTCGTCTTCAGCGTGAACCGCACGCGCTGGCCCGGCTGCAGCTCGGTGAACTCGGCGCCGCCGCCGTCGCTGGAGTGGATGTGGCCGGCGATGAGCGTGCCCGGCACGGGGGCCTCGATCCACGCGCTGCAGTCCAGGGTGAAGCCGGAGCAGTAGCGCTTCACCGAGAGGTTGGCGAGACCACCAGGCCCCAGCTTCACCTCGAAGGCCATGCTCGTGCGGGCGTTGGCGTGGAGCCCCGGGACGCCCAGCAGCTGGCAGCGCTTGTCCGACATGCGGGCCATGGCCTGCGCGTAGAGCTCATCCGAAATCCCAGCCATTGCATCGGTGAAGGACAGTGTTGTCTCCATGGCGCACCTCTTCTCACCCTCTCATCGTGCGGGGTGGTCGAGCGGTGAGGATTGCAACGGCAAGGCCAACATGGATTCAGCGGGAAACACTGGGCTTTGCCTCTCCGCAGGCCCTGGAGGTCTGAAAAAGTTTCAGGGCCTACTCAGGGTACGGACTGCAAAGTTCGGCGGTTCACGGTGTGGAGCCCTTGTGGGCGAGCGGGAGCGGCGAGAGGACAGGTACCGCTCAGCGTCCACTTTGGAGTCCCCTGCGTCACCCCGTGACGCATGCCTAACGCATTGCGTGTGCGCTCGAGAGGCGTAGATAGTCAGCGTCCCTTCTCGGAGCACCTCGAATGATTCGCTTGGTCGTCACAGACATGGACGGCACGCTGTACTCGTGGATCGACTACATCGTCCCCGCCGTGGAAGCGCTCGTCAGTTCCGTTGAGCGTTCCACGGGATGGCCACGTATCAAGATCGTGCAGACGCTCAAGAAGGTCTACGCCAAGTACGAATCCAACGAATATCCCTTCGTGCTCCAGGAGTCGGAGATCTTTGAGGCGTTCCCCGAGTTCGGCTCCTTCGACAAGCTGATCATCGAACCGGCCCGGATCGCCTTCAAGGACGCGCGTCAAAAGTACCTCCAGCCCTTCCCCGGCGTCATGGAGACACTTCAGACGCTGAAGCAGCGCGGCCTCCCCGTTGTGGCT
The Hyalangium minutum DNA segment above includes these coding regions:
- a CDS encoding RluA family pseudouridine synthase — protein: MFGVLVVEAPDGRIGYLRAFSGMLGDRWHVEGFAPPLFDPAVRDAFWPAGEAELRALDIRHTELLEGPEPTALRASLAELTTRHSAAAAELKARHEAQRRLRHEARQRLADSAAGEAERRAALHALGQESRADDLERRRLDTAHHQEREHVVSALRALDARRAELEHLRAERSRQLWQQMAQAYVIPNARGAQTPVGALFAPEPPPGGAGDCAAPKLLAFAYRHHLKPLALAEFWWGAPPLTGDRRAGKFYPACQSKCGQVLPFMLEGLNVEPAPRLGPEPIAEDEPKPVYEDAWVLVVNKPCGLLSVPGRHDSQRDSVLVRLRRRYPEASGPLIVHPLDLEVSGLLLAAKDPETHAALQRQFARREADKRYTAWLEGAVTGDQGLIELHLRAGSVDPVHGKHAVTEWHVTQRTGTRTRVALFPRTGRPHQLRIHAAHPLGLGAPIVGDPLYGQDGPRLLLHAEALAFLHPRTGERIALDCPALF
- the infC gene encoding translation initiation factor IF-3, which encodes MIRDQRSSRGGSRDQRTNRRIRARELRVVGSDGSQLGVMPLEAALERARSEGLDLVEISPMASPPVCKIMDYGKFKYEEKKKAAESRRAQVTVQLKEVKLRPKTEEHDYEFKVRNMRRFIEDGNKAKVVIQFRGREITYKNQGSAILDDVVQDLKDIAVVEQPPRMEGRLMFMVLAPTPKVAQKAREAAKQAANKKGHGEKPAAASGGEGAPKAAAERPSEKPPEDAAREEPAPAPAPAPAS